The region TGGTATATCGTGTTTTTGCCGTAGTAAAACGAGATGAACCGTACTATAGACTGGCTGTTTGAAACACCAAAGATAAATTTTTAAAAAAAACTTAAAAATAATTTGTTTTTAACTTAGAATACTCAGCAACCAAAGTCAGAAATTAGAAACACCAACATTTTCGGCACTTTGGTGGCTGAGTTTACCGAAACCCGATAGCCTTCGGCACTCAGTGACCGAAAATGTCGAACCCGAAACACGCACCGCCAACTTCAAGGTTTCATCGTACAAAAAGGAAATTAAATAGACCCTATAACTTTCTTCTTTTTCTGTTTGCCTAATTTAGTTCCAATAAATTCTCTGTTGAGTCGTGCAATAAAGTCCATAGAAACTTCTTTCGGACATTCTGCTTCGCAAGCTCCTGTATTAGTGCAGTTACCAAAACCTAATTCGTCCATTTTGGCAACCATTTTTTCAACTCTATGGTACGCCTCAACTTTGCCTTGTGGTAATAATGCAAGGTGCGACACTTTTGCTGCAACAAAAAGCATAGCCGAAGCATTTTTACAAGCCGCAACGCAGGCTCCGCAACCTATACAGGAAGCAGCATCCATTGCCAAATCTGATTTATCTTTAGCAATTGGGATTGCGTTAGCATCGGGCACACCGCCGGTATTGACAGAGATATAGCCTCCTGCTTGCATAATTTTTTCAAATGCATTTCTATCGACAACTAAGTCTTTAATAACCGGAAAAGCCGCCGACCTCCACGGTTCGACGTATATGGTGCTGTTGTTTTTAAACTTTCTCATGTACAGCTGACAGGTCGTAATAGCGTCGTCGGGACCGTGCGGACGTCCGTTGATGTACAGACTACAAGTGCCGCATATTCCTTCACGGCAATCGTGGTCGAATGCGACAGGGTCTTTTCCTTCTTCAACAAGTTGATTGTTTAATATGTCTAACATTTCAAAAAAAGAAGCGTGTTCGCTAATATTATCAACGATATACGTTTCAAATTTACCTTTTGCTTTGGCATTTTTTTGACGCCATACTTTTAATTTGAATTTCATGGTTTTATTGTTTTAATGTCAATGTGCAGCTGTGGTGGTTGGTGATTGGTGGTCGGTGATTGGTGTGTGTTACAGGGTGCGAACCACGAACCACGTAATCTATAACTTCCGACTTCGGTCTTCCGACTTCCAACCTTACTGAAATCTGCATATTCATTTCTTGATTTTATTTATATGACCTTTGTTCAACATCAACAAACTTGTAATTAAGTTGTTCTTTGTGCATTACCGGCTTGTTGCCTTCGCCTTTGTATTCCCAAATCGAAACATACATAAAATCTTTGTCGTTACGCTTGGTTTCGCCGTCTTCTGTTTGGTGCTCTTCTCTGAAATGCCCACCACATGATTCTTCTCTGTGTATAGCATCATGAGCCATAAGTTCGCCTATTTCAAAGTAGTCGGCAAGTCGTAAGGCTTTTTCAAGCTCCATGTTCATTTCTTCATTGGTTCCCGGAACATTCAAATCCTTCCAAAACTCTTCTTTAAGTTCCTTTATCAGATCAACAGCTTTTGCAAGTCCTTCCTTATTTCTCGACATTCCAACGTATTCCCACATGATATTTCCTAATTTTTTGTGGAAATGATCGACACTGTGCTTGCCTTTTATGTTAAGCAGTTTGTCTATTTGACTCCTAACTGCCTTTTCAGCTTCTTCAAATTCAGGAAGATTGGTATCAATACGTTTTACTTTTATTTGGTCTGCCAAGTAGTTTTGAATAGTATAAGGCAGAATAAAGTACCCATCGGCTAGACCTTGCATAAGCGCAGATGCACCCAATCTGTTAGCGCCGTGATCGGAGAAGTTGGCTTCGCCGGCGACAAACAAACCTTCGAGAGTTGATTGCAATTCATAATCGACCCACAAACCTCCCATAGTGTAGTGAACAGCCGGATATATCATCATAGGTGTTTCGTAAGGATTTTTATCGACTATTTTGTAGTACATCTGGAATAAGTTGCCATACCTTTCTTCTACAGCATCTTTACCCAATCTTTCTATAGCTTCTTTAAAATCTAAATAAACTGCAAATCCTGATTTTCCAACTCCGTAACCTGCGTCGCAACGTTCTTTTGCAGCTCTTGATGCAACATCTCGTGGAACTAAGTTACCAAAGGCTGGATATCTGCGTTCTAAGTAGTAATCTCTGTCCTCTTCCGCAATATCTTCGGGTTGCATTTTTCCATTTCTAATGGCTTCTGCATCTTCTTTGTTTTTAGGAACCCAAATTCTACCGTCGTTTCTAAGGCTTTCGCTCATAAGCGTAAGCTTAGATTGATAGTCGCCATCGACAGGAATACAAGTTGGGTGAATTTGCGAAAAACAGGGGTTGGCAAACATAGCTCCTTTTTTGTACGCTTTCCACACAGCACTGCCGTTGCTAGCCATGGCATTTGTTGATAAAAAGAATACGTTTCCATATCCGCCGGTAGCTAAAATAACTACGTGAGCCGAATGTCGTTGTATTTCTCCATTAGTCATATCTCTGGAAATAATACCTCTAACTTTGCCATCGACTATAACTACGTCCATCATTTCATTTCTGGTATATAGCTTTACGGTGCCTTTTTCAATTTGTCGGCTCATAGCGCTATAGGCTCCTATCAGAAGCTGTTGTCCGGTCTGACCTCTTGCATAGAACGTACGTGATACCAAAGAGCCACCAAATGAGCGGTTCATTATCAATCCGCCGTAGTCGCGTGCAAAAGGAACTCCTGTAGCAACTGACTGGTCGATGATTGCGTTGCTTAGTTCTGCAAGTCTATATACGTTGGCTTCGCGAGCTCTGTAATCGCCGCCTTTTATAGTATCATGAAAAAGTCGGTAAACGCTGTCGCCGTCGTTTTGATAATTTTTGGCTGCGTTTATACCACCTTGTGCTGCAATACTATGGGCACGTCGGGGACTATCTGAGAAACAAAACACCTTAACATTAAATCCCAACTCGCCTAACGATGCAGCAGCAGACGCTCCGGCTAAGCCGGTTCCAACTACTATTATATCTAGTTTTCTTTTGTTTGCAGGGTTTACTAGATTTATTTCTTCTTTGTACTTTGTCCATTTATTTTCTAGCGGACCTTCAGGTACTTTTGATTTAAATTCTATCATTTTTTGTATTGTAAAAGATTATGTGAAATAAATATAAATGGGTATAATTGCAAATCCCAAGGGAACTAATATTGAATACAGCAGACCGCAAAATTTAATAAATGGCGTGTATTTACTGTGGTGTAATCCCATGGTCAGAAAAGCCGATTGAAATGCATGGTTTAGGTGAAATCCTAAGAAAACCATCAGAATAGTATATAATACAACGTAGTATCCGTTTGAAAACAACAGATGACACATATTATAAAAATCGAGAGTATCAACACCTTCGGGGGCAGAGACCCAACCTAACTTTACGAAATAAAAGTTAAAGAAGTGTATTAGCAAAAATAATAATACTATTATTCCGGTATGTATCATGTATTTGGAAAAAAACGAAGTGTGCGAAAATCCTTCAATCTTGTATCTGATAGGTCTCGAACGCCAGTTTTTTATCTGAATGATTATACCCAAAATAATGTGTAGCAAGAAACCGAACATCAATACATATTCAAATATTTTGATAATCAGATTGCTTGTCATAAAGTCAACGGCTTTTCCGTAAAATACTCCGCCGTCGTTGCTCAGTAAAAACAAGTTAATAGTAAGGTGTACGAGCAGGAAAGTTATAAGAAACAATCCGCTCAGAGCCATTATTATTTTTTTCGTAATTGACGAGAAATGCAATAGTTTACTTTTCATATGTCTTTATTATTTGATTTAATGTAATTTTTCAAATTATGCGTTTTCATCGAATGAAGAAGCAATTCAGCATACAAACATAAAATCTTGTTCTCTTATGCATAAGAGAATTGCTATCTTTTTCTTTAATGTTGAATTACTTTAAATTTATCGCCTGTAACTTTTATAAGATTTCTGTAATATTCTTCGCTATAACCCGGTTGTTCAATTTTAGGCGCATAATATTTATAGCCTGCGGGAACTTCGCGTGGGGTTTTGATATTACCATCTAAATATTTAGTAAAAAGAAATCTGTACAATTGTTTCCACTCTCTAACAGTATTAGCACCTTGCGAAACTGAGAAGTTTGTCAGGAACTCAATTGCTTCTTCGGGATTTTGACGATATTTTTCCTGAGCAATTTTGTCAACCACTGGGATCAACGAGAAGTAGTATTCTTCTAATTCGCTTTGTTTTGGTTGTATATCTTTAATCATGTCGCTGTAGCGGGTGTAAGCTAAATTACTAACCTGATTAAATACCCAAAATGCCGCATTGTCGCTAAATTCCATAAGGTCTCCGTTTCCAACGGCATATTCTATAGGTACTCTCGTCATACACGAGTACATAGGAGTGAATACAGTTGTGTAGGTATCGTCAACTCCAAACCAAATAATACCACCCAAAGTGTTTATTGGTGCAGGTCTTGACTCAGCTACAAAAACAAAGCCTGTTTGTTGTGTGCTGGTAGCTCTTTCGTGGAAATACTCAACACCATCGACTTTCCATGTCATTGGTCTCCATCTGACAATAGAATTGTAAGGACCGCCACCAATATCTTTGCTCATATCAAGGTCGGTATCTTGGTAGTAATCTCTCATAAGTCCGAAAACTTCCTTGCGTGATAGTTTATGATTAGGTTTTACGTACAAAGGCATTTTGTTGGTAAGGTTTTCGCCTTTTGCAAAATCAAGATATTTATCCATTCCGTCGGTAATTCTGTTAAAACCGCTCCAAACTCTAGCTTCGCAAAATCTGGCTGCGCCGAAATCGATTGGTGCGTAAGCATCGCAGAAACTGAAATCTTTATCATCTCCATTAAAATATCCGTTTTCTCTAGCAAAGCTGATAACATCGGATGAGAATATGCAATTTTCGGGGTCGTTTTGGTTGAATTTGTGAATACGAGCTTGATTTGCGTGTCCCGAAACGTATCCGTCGGGAATGCGAATTGCAACCCAAACAGCTCCTTTGTCGTGTTTTATGGTTGTTTTTTTGTTTTTACCTGTTACAAGTTTAGGACTTCCTTTACCTATTAGCTCCATGTACCAAATTTCGTTGGGGTCGCTGATTGAGAATGACTCTCCTGAGCTGGCGTAACCGTATTTTACAACAAGGTCGGCGATAACGTCAATAGCTTCGCGAGCAGTTTTAGCTCTTTGAAGCGTTATGTATATTAGGCTACCGTAGTCCATAATGCCGGTTGTATCAACCAATTCAGATCTGCCACCATAAGTGGTTTCGGCAATAGCTAATTGATGCTCGTTCATGTTTCCTACAACGTTGTAGGTTTCAAGAGCTTGTTCAATTTGTCCTTTGTATTTTCCGGAATCCCATTCGTAAATGTCTAACATGGTTCCTGCCGGATATTTAGCAGCTTTCCAATAGTATAATTCGCCGTAAAGTGCGTGCGAGTCGGCTGAATAGCTGACAAAGTTGGAGCCGTCTTTTGAAGCTCCTTTTGTTACCATAAAATTTGTGCAAGCGTTTGCTTTGTAACCCATTGTTACCGTTAAAGCTGCAATTAGAGTCAGTGTTAAAAAATGTTTCATAAGCATTTATTATTTTGTTTAAATTTAGATATAATTCAAGTATTATTAGCGTTGACAAATATATACATAATTTGCTTACGATAAAATATTTTTGGATTATTTTATCATTTACGAATTTTGCACTTCGCTCAAAGGTATCTCTATAAAGAAAGTTGTTCCGACGTTTTCGGCAGTTTCAAACCATATCCTTCCGTTGGTTTCAATAATAATGTTTTTGCACATTGCCAATCCTAAACCCATTCCTGTGGTTTTGGTAGTAAATTCAGGCGAAAATATTCTGCTTTGCTTTTCCTTTGGAATTCCCATACCGTTGTCTTTTACAGAAATTAGGCATTTTTCTTTGTCGGTGTTGGCGATTATTTCTATTTCAACAATGCCCTTTTTGTACGTGGGTATAGATTGTAAAGCGTTTTTTATAACATTATTGAAAACCCGAAGCATGTGGTTGCTGTCGGCGTAAACAAAACATTTAGAGTATTTGTTGTTCAGAATTATACTTCTGTTCTTTTGTCCTTTAAAAATTTCAACCGATTGTTGAATAATTGGTATAATGTCAATTTTTTCAATTATTGGCTTAGGCATTTGTGCGAAATCGGAAAATTCGCTTGCTATGGTTGAAAGTGTATCAATTTGCGTGATGAGAGTTTCGGCAAATTTTTTGAGTCGCTCTTCTTTATCGGGACTGTCTTCTTCCCATGCCTTCATTAAGAGCTGTGTGCTAAGTTTGATAGGCGTTAGCGGATTTTTAATTTCGTGTGCAACTTGTTTTGCCATCTGCTGCCATGCTCCTTCTCGTTCTGTTTTTGCTAGAATTTCGGCGTTTTTTGCAAGCTCGTCTATCATTCTGTTGTATTCTTCAATCAGCTTGCCTATTTCATCATCTCTGTGCCATTCTATTTTCGCATTAGTATCGCCTATTTTTACTTTTCTGAACTTGTTTGCAATTATCTGTAAAGGTTTGGTTATGTACGAAGTAACAACATAAGCCAAAAACAGAGTAATTATGGTTATAACTATGTAAACGTTTGAGAAAGCAATAATAACGTTAGATGTTTTTTTAACTATATCGTCTTGCTTTGTGTAATAAGGCATGTTAATTATTGCCACCGATTTGTTATCGTAGTTACGAATGGGCGTGTATGCCGATAGGTACTTATAAGTTCCGATGTTTTCTTCGTTGAAAACGAAGGTTTTTTTGTTTACTTCTAATCTATAAAAACAATCTGCGTTTATTTGTTCGGATACTAATTCTTTATCGAAGATTTTGCTCCTTGACGAAGATTTAACAAAACCTTTATTGTCGTATATTATGATGTCGGTAAAATACCTGTCAGAAAGGTTTGTAAGTGTTGTGCTAATTATATCTTCTTTTTCTTCATCATCAGTTTCGCCCGATAAATAATAAATTATTTCGGGATGGCTTTCAATTTCTAAGACTATAGTGTTCAGCTTTTGCTTAAGTAGTTCTACCGTTTGTTCTCTATTTATTTGATATATAACGTTTAGACTGATTGTCGCTAATATTAGAGTTATAAATATTACTAAAATAATAACGCCTATTTGCACCTTGTCCCTTAAGGATACGTACGAGATTTTGAAATCGTTTTTGATATTGCTGCTTAAAATTAAAATAGCAACTGTGTACAAAATCATCAAAACTAAGAGATATGCAAAAGGCGAAATCACTTCCACAATCGTATCATTTTTCAACGAAAGCAGTACTGTTGTCTCGCTGTTTGGCGAATAAACCAAATGCGAATGATCTTGAAAGTTTATGTAGTACATATTATCTTCTTCAAAAGCAGGGTGAAACTCGACATCGTATGAGAAATCGCCGACATTTCGTATAAGTTCATTATTCAGATAATATGCGTAAG is a window of Lentimicrobiaceae bacterium DNA encoding:
- a CDS encoding C69 family dipeptidase, yielding MKHFLTLTLIAALTVTMGYKANACTNFMVTKGASKDGSNFVSYSADSHALYGELYYWKAAKYPAGTMLDIYEWDSGKYKGQIEQALETYNVVGNMNEHQLAIAETTYGGRSELVDTTGIMDYGSLIYITLQRAKTAREAIDVIADLVVKYGYASSGESFSISDPNEIWYMELIGKGSPKLVTGKNKKTTIKHDKGAVWVAIRIPDGYVSGHANQARIHKFNQNDPENCIFSSDVISFARENGYFNGDDKDFSFCDAYAPIDFGAARFCEARVWSGFNRITDGMDKYLDFAKGENLTNKMPLYVKPNHKLSRKEVFGLMRDYYQDTDLDMSKDIGGGPYNSIVRWRPMTWKVDGVEYFHERATSTQQTGFVFVAESRPAPINTLGGIIWFGVDDTYTTVFTPMYSCMTRVPIEYAVGNGDLMEFSDNAAFWVFNQVSNLAYTRYSDMIKDIQPKQSELEEYYFSLIPVVDKIAQEKYRQNPEEAIEFLTNFSVSQGANTVREWKQLYRFLFTKYLDGNIKTPREVPAGYKYYAPKIEQPGYSEEYYRNLIKVTGDKFKVIQH
- a CDS encoding succinate dehydrogenase cytochrome b subunit, coding for MKSKLLHFSSITKKIIMALSGLFLITFLLVHLTINLFLLSNDGGVFYGKAVDFMTSNLIIKIFEYVLMFGFLLHIILGIIIQIKNWRSRPIRYKIEGFSHTSFFSKYMIHTGIIVLLFLLIHFFNFYFVKLGWVSAPEGVDTLDFYNMCHLLFSNGYYVVLYTILMVFLGFHLNHAFQSAFLTMGLHHSKYTPFIKFCGLLYSILVPLGFAIIPIYIYFT
- a CDS encoding succinate dehydrogenase/fumarate reductase iron-sulfur subunit; amino-acid sequence: MKFKLKVWRQKNAKAKGKFETYIVDNISEHASFFEMLDILNNQLVEEGKDPVAFDHDCREGICGTCSLYINGRPHGPDDAITTCQLYMRKFKNNSTIYVEPWRSAAFPVIKDLVVDRNAFEKIMQAGGYISVNTGGVPDANAIPIAKDKSDLAMDAASCIGCGACVAACKNASAMLFVAAKVSHLALLPQGKVEAYHRVEKMVAKMDELGFGNCTNTGACEAECPKEVSMDFIARLNREFIGTKLGKQKKKKVIGSI
- a CDS encoding fumarate reductase/succinate dehydrogenase flavoprotein subunit translates to MIEFKSKVPEGPLENKWTKYKEEINLVNPANKRKLDIIVVGTGLAGASAAASLGELGFNVKVFCFSDSPRRAHSIAAQGGINAAKNYQNDGDSVYRLFHDTIKGGDYRAREANVYRLAELSNAIIDQSVATGVPFARDYGGLIMNRSFGGSLVSRTFYARGQTGQQLLIGAYSAMSRQIEKGTVKLYTRNEMMDVVIVDGKVRGIISRDMTNGEIQRHSAHVVILATGGYGNVFFLSTNAMASNGSAVWKAYKKGAMFANPCFSQIHPTCIPVDGDYQSKLTLMSESLRNDGRIWVPKNKEDAEAIRNGKMQPEDIAEEDRDYYLERRYPAFGNLVPRDVASRAAKERCDAGYGVGKSGFAVYLDFKEAIERLGKDAVEERYGNLFQMYYKIVDKNPYETPMMIYPAVHYTMGGLWVDYELQSTLEGLFVAGEANFSDHGANRLGASALMQGLADGYFILPYTIQNYLADQIKVKRIDTNLPEFEEAEKAVRSQIDKLLNIKGKHSVDHFHKKLGNIMWEYVGMSRNKEGLAKAVDLIKELKEEFWKDLNVPGTNEEMNMELEKALRLADYFEIGELMAHDAIHREESCGGHFREEHQTEDGETKRNDKDFMYVSIWEYKGEGNKPVMHKEQLNYKFVDVEQRSYK